In a single window of the Etheostoma spectabile isolate EspeVRDwgs_2016 chromosome 3, UIUC_Espe_1.0, whole genome shotgun sequence genome:
- the arhgap32a gene encoding rho GTPase-activating protein 32 isoform X1, translating into MEAGCVVAAVIENAASGPQGEPGSGDVLEGYVIPSADLDKDDALLQATNNNPSEETSTAMVRSDDITEHPAEPLLRSCVSTASMKVKNMKKLTFPRGHFPRLEECAHFHYETVDFGNVQLEFAEGQSEGPKAGLDSKELVFLIQITCQARNWLVKRTYEDFRVLDKHLHLCIYDRRYSHLTELPRYDTLKDTVETVTKMLATYLSRFSAIADNKINCGPVLTWMEIDNKGNHLLVSEEASINVPAIAAAHVTKRYTAQATDELTFEVGDIVSVIDMPPKEDTGWWRGKHGFQVGFFPCDCVELINDKIPPSVQSSVPKPVCKKHGKLVTFLRTFMKSRPPPQKLRQRGILRERVFGCDLGEHLHNSGHEVPQVVKSCADFIEKNGVVDGIYRLSGISSNIQKLRHEFDSEQIPDLTREVFRQDIHSVGSLCKLYFRELPNPLLTYQLYGRFSEAVSAATDEERLVKIHNVIQQLPPPHYRTLEYLMRHLSHLATFSPITNMHTKNLAIVWAPNLLRSRQIESACFSGTAAFMEVRIQSVVVEFILNNTEALFSAKLNAIIRESTGNNTLSRPKSLLVCSPSTKLLSLEEAQARTQAQLSSPATSPCLTHSDYIEVGEGPGALLGKFHTVIELPMESGKRPPVKAKKSPVGNWLSFFHLGKSHSVSKRKLKRHPSEPNEIKSIALPGGRGDSGTLRSTKSEESLTSLHNVEGEPPSYRSRRPRSTSEAVSGICRDDVRNTRSKDNHRTHPLNGSHNGADHVRTAACISPPHQEDDIDLCPPAAGIYSLDFDPMSFQCSPPSATPGLQHKNDGNKWRKSTGCPGESEPIASPNNNIRGYQSPDISPALGKGGKKVTSKPLSPKLRKKSFKTQADVQNASASPPPLPSSSPPVERCEARLADGKEPRAPYPHCSPISTASQGSALTDLSQSAQNLPDPGTDRLMSSVSVLPPHPPLTSAARKLALALAESAQKASSDSQRRNNVPSHAQDRPPRPSVLDLKGYPQEYPHASQWQTSAHSPVKSQRCPHLVHFRPAHPGSEPLQVIDRQESVGNFTPNVSPLGSESLDEGSTERRDRREEKEFIDTSQAEPTYQSVGVSTPTQPVCSSHSPSTSPVYVNTDSINVFNFRAVLAETSIPASVEEVIPRPLQPSSIHHYSPEEDRPWGLVEDIYSNHHHHHHHQPILTGRMPAPHCPRPDALPHHLLGRKSMYRQSSEGRYSTLGLRHPLSPQYRRSHRDEHLISGCHRQPGQWQRSEDRVVGHPAIRRAHSFHAPHISHYELAEAEVLPPDTMFYVEQTSSQEVPYDRLIQTGIHPVRQQFENTRADYRYSPYSEMNPVDVSGYYVEPCRQSSVRHSQSYTMRSTRESGQSDYYNYSPHHVPPVNRELYIESRDTVVYEARDADVLERVVYQPVKQESHSRRKNTHPAVSPYESPVSPTDTRNRDIMHTRSKSDPGNACLLSANRTESPNVGVAPSPTSQQAEHEVTRQQHGHRSSAEPRPFRRIQIKESSSRQPPLRKVPSLPERGCSNLKNMEHHNRSHTQAHDQDRFMMTNAVKYSGVVKPGILRRPGRSQSTRENRHYYHYQAKSSLDPEHLGSFSTQPNRRTQSTKVRPTQYGHNEGYYAAPRPKPTRSGKAAAGYMAGQGCMSPRGHGLLSKALGQEAFYHAALRSEAGVYD; encoded by the exons ATGGAGGCCGGATGTGTGGTTGCCGCGGTGATTGAGAATGCTGCCTCAGGACCCCAGGGTGAACCAGGAAGTGGTGACGTCCTTGAGGG ATATGTCATCCCATCTGCTGACCTGGACAAAGACGATGCCTTACTTCAAGCCACCAACAATAATCCTTCAGAGGAGACATCCACTGCCATG GTGAGGAGCGATGACATCACGGAGCACCCAGCCGAGCCCCTCCTGCGCTCCTGCGTCAGCACGGCGAGCATGAAGGTCAAGAACATGAAGAA GCTGACGTTTCCCAGAGGTCACTTCCCCAGGTTGGAAGAGTGTGCCCACTTCCACTACGAGACGGTGGACTTTGGCAACGTTCAG TTGGAATTTGCAGAGGGGCAGAGCGAAGGACCAAAAGCTGGTCTGGACTCCAAAGAGCTGGTCTTTCTGATCCAGATCACTTGCCAG GCTCGAAACTGGCTTGTAAAGAGAACCTATGAAGACTTCCGAGTGCTGGACAAACATCTGCACTTGTGTATCTATGACCGCCGTTACTCCCACCTCACCGAGCTGCCCCGATACGACACATTAAAGGACACCGTGGAG ACGGTAACCAAGATGCTGGCCACCTACCTGTCCCGCTTCTCAGCCATTGCTGACAACAAGATCAACTGTGGTCCAGTGCTCACATGGATGGAG aTTGACAACAAGGGGAACCATTTGCTGGTGTCTGAGGAAGCCTCCATCAATGTCCCTGCCATCGCTGCTGCCCACGTCACCAAACGTTACACAGCCCAGGCCACAGACGAGTTGACTTTTGAG GTGGGGGACATCGTGTCAGTCATAGACATGCCTCCCAAAGAAGACACAGGCTGGTGGAGAGGGAAACATGGCTTTCAG GTTGGTTTCTTCCCCTGCGACTGTGTTGAGCTGATAAATGACAAGATTCCCCCCAGTGTTCAAAGCTCGGTGCCGAAGCCAG TGTGTAAGAAGCACGGGAAGCTGGTAACGTTCCTAAGGACTTTTATGAAGTCCCGACCGCCGCCTCAGAAGCTGCGGCAGCGCGGCATCCTCAGAGAGAGAGTGTTCGGCTGTGACCTGGGGGAACATCTCCACAACTCAGGACATGAGG TCCCGCAGGTTGTCAAGAGCTGTGCCGACTTCATCGAGAAAAATGGAGTTGTGGACGGAATCTACAGACTGTCTGGGATCTCCTCTAATATCCAGAAACTGAG GCACGAGTTTGACTCCGAACAGATCCCCGACCTGACCAGGGAAGTCTTCAGACAGGATATCCACTCAGTGGGCTCACTCTGCAAGCTGTACTTCAGAGAGCTGCCCAACCCTCTGCTCACCTACCAGCTCTACGGCAGATTCTCA GAGGCCGTGTCTGCAGCCACAGATGAGGAGAGGCTTGTCAAAATCCACAACGTCATCCAGCAGCTGCCTCCTCCACACTACAG GACTCTGGAGTACCTCATGAGACACCTGTCCCACCTGGCCACCTTCAGCCCCATCACCAACATGCACACTAAAAACCTGGCTATCGTCTGGGCGCCTAACCTCCTCAG GTCCAGACAGATCGAGTCGGCCTGTTTTAGCGGCACAGCAGCGTTCATGGAGGTGCGTATCCAGTCGGTGGTGGTGGAGTTCATCCTCAACAACACCGAGGCGCTTTTCAGCGCTAAACTCAATGCCATTATACGTGAAAGCACAG GTAACAACACCTTATCCCGACCCAAATCCCTGCTGGTCTGCTCCCCATCCACAAAGTTGCTGTCTCTGGAGGAGGCCCAGGCTCGCACTCAGGCACAGCTGAGCTCCCCGGCCACCTCCCCCTGCCTCACCCACAGTGACTACATCGAGGTCGGGGAGGGGCCCGGAGCTCTGCTCGGCAAGTTCCACACAGTCATCGAGCTCCCGATGGAGAG CGGAAAGCGGCCTCCTGTTAAGGCTAAGAAGTCTCCTGTGGGGAATTGGCTCTCCTTTTTCCACCTGGGCAAGTCCCACTCCGTGTCCAAACGTAAACTGAAGCGACACCCCAGCGAGCCTAACGAGATAAAGAGCATTGCACTGCCAG GTGGAAGAGGAGATAGTGGCACATTGCGCTCCACCAAAAGTGAGGAATCTCTCACCTCTTTGCACAATGTGGAAG GAGAACCCCCGAGTTACCGCTCCCGCAGACCTCGTTCGACTAGTGAGGCCGTTTCTGGCATCTGTAGAGACGACGTACGCAACACCAGAAGTAAAGACAACCACAGAACCCACCCACTGAATGGGAGTCATAATGGTGCTGATCATGTCCGCACCGCAGCGTGCATTTCGCCTCCACACCAGGAGGATGATATCGATCTTTGTCCGCCCGCTGCAGGCATCTATAGTTTGGACTTTGACCCCATGTCATTTCAGTGCAGCCCACCCTCAGCGACGCCTGGGCTGCAACACAAGAACGATGGAAATAAATGGAGGAAGAGCACAGGGTGTCCCGGTGAATCAGAGCCCATCGCCTCTCCTAACAACAACATTCGCGGCTATCAATCTCCAGATATCAGCCCTGCTCTCGGTAAAGGTGGAAAAAAGGTCACCTCCAAGCCGCTCTCCCCTAAACTCAGGAAGAAATCATTTAAGACGCAGGCAGATGTTCAGAATGCATCCGCCtcgcctcctcctcttccttcttcctCCCCCCCGGTGGAGAGGTGTGAAGCTCGACTGGCAGATGGAAAGGAGCCGAGAGCGCCCTACCCACACTGCAGCCCAATCAGCACAGCGAGCCAGGGATCAGCCTTGACCGACCTCAGTCAGTCTGCACAAAACCTGCCCGATCCAG GAACAGATAGACTTATGAGTTCAGTGTCTGTTCTCCCTCCTCACCCTCCCTTGACGAGTGCTGCACGCAAGCTGGCGTTGGCTCTGGCTGAATCTGCCCAGAAGGCCAGCAGTGACTCCCAGAGAAGAAACAACGTCCCATCGCATGCCCAGGATAGACCGCCCCGGCCCTCTGTTCTCGATCTGAAAGGGTACCCCCAGGAGTACCCACATGCTTCTCAGTGGCAAACATCAGCTCACAGCCCTGTGAAGAGCCAACGCTGCCCTCATCTCGTTCATTTCCGACCCGCGCACCCCGGCTCGGAGCCGTTGCAGGTCATTGACAGACAGGAAAGCGTGGGCAATTTCACACCTAATGTCAGCCCGCTCGGGTCAGAGAGCTTGGATGAAGGCAGCACAGAGAGGAGGGACCGCAGGGAGGAAAAAGAGTTTATAGACACCTCACAAGCAGAACCAACCTATCAGAGTGTTGGGGTTTCAACACCCACCCAGCCTGTCTGCTCCTCTCATAGCCCGTCAACTTCTCCTGTATATGTGAACACCGACTCCATCAATGTATTTAATTTCCGCGCTGTTCTGGCGGAGACCTCCATACCTGCCTCAGTCGAGGAGGTCATTCCACGTCCGTTACAGCCCTCCTCAATCCATCACTACAGCCCAGAGGAGGACAGACCTTGGGGCCTGGTTGAGGATATCTACagcaatcatcatcatcatcaccatcatcagcCGATTCTAACGGGGCGAATGCCTGCACCTCACTGCCCTCGGCCTGATGCTCTGCCACATCACCTTTTGGGACGAAAAAGCATGTACAGGCAGTCCTCTGAAGGCCGTTACAGCACTTTAGGGTTAAGGCACCCTTTATCACCTCAATACAGACGTTCCCACAGAGATGAGCATCTTATCAGTGGCTGCCACAGGCAACCAGGCCAATGGCAGAGGTCAGAAGATAGAGTGGTCGGGCACCCGGCCATCCGGAGGGCTCACTCCTTCCACGCCCCTCACATTAGTCACTACGAGCTGGCGGAGGCAGAAGTCCTGCCCCCTGACaccatgttttatgttgaaCAGACGTCGAGCCAGGAAGTGCCCTACGATAGGCTGATTCAGACCGGCATCCACCCTGTCCGGCAGCAGTTTGAGAACACACGTGCTGACTATCGTTACAGCCCCTATTCTGAAATGAACCCAGTGGATGTCTCCGGCTATTATGTAGAGCCCTGCCGGCAAAGCAGTGTCCGACACAGTCAGTCTTACACAATGCGTTCCACAAGGGAAAGTGGACAATCGGATTACTACAACTACTCTCCTCACCATGTTCCCCCTGTGAACAGGGAGCTTTACATAGAAAGCAGGGACACTGTTGTTTACGAGGCTCGAGATGCAGACGTTTTGGAAAGAGTCGTATATCAACCAGTCAAGCAGGAGAGTCACTCGAGACGTAAAAACACACATCCGGCGGTGTCTCCGTACGAGAGCCCCGTCTCGCCAACTGACACGAGAAACAGAGACATAATGCACACACGAAGCAAGTCAGACCCTGGAAACGCCTGCCTCCTCTCGGCCAACAGGACAGAAAGCCCAAATGTTGGGGTAGCTCCATCCCCAACTTCTCAACAGGCGGAACATGAGGTCACCAGGCAGCAGCATGGTCACCGGTCGAGCGCGGAGCCGAGACCATTCAGGCGGATTCAGATCAAAGAGAGCTCCTCGCGGCAACCACCGCTTCGCAAAGTCCCCTCTCTTCCAGAAAGGGGCTGTTCTAACCTCAAGAACATGGAGCACCATAACAGAAGCCACACACAGGCTCATGACCAGGATCGATTCATGATGACCAACGCTGTCAAGTACTCTGGTGTTGTGAAACCCGGCATCCTCAGAAGGCCGGGGAGGTCGCAGAGCACTAGAGAAAATCGTCACTACTATCATTACCAAGCCAAATCCTCTCTGGATCCTGAACATCTGGGATCCTTTTCTACTCAGCCCAACAGAAGGACTCAGAGCACTAAAGTCAGGCCCACGCAATATGGCCACAATGAGGGGTATTACGCAGCGCCCAGGCCTAAACCTACAAGATCCGGTAAAGCCGCGGCCGGATATATGGCTGGCCAGGGCTGCATGTCTCCCCGCGGGCACGGACTGCTGTCCAAGGCACTGGGTCAGGAAGCTTTTTATCATGCTGCACTGAGATCAGAAGCCGGGGTCTATGACTGA
- the arhgap32a gene encoding rho GTPase-activating protein 32 isoform X2 encodes MLATYLSRFSAIADNKINCGPVLTWMEIDNKGNHLLVSEEASINVPAIAAAHVTKRYTAQATDELTFEVGDIVSVIDMPPKEDTGWWRGKHGFQVGFFPCDCVELINDKIPPSVQSSVPKPVCKKHGKLVTFLRTFMKSRPPPQKLRQRGILRERVFGCDLGEHLHNSGHEVPQVVKSCADFIEKNGVVDGIYRLSGISSNIQKLRHEFDSEQIPDLTREVFRQDIHSVGSLCKLYFRELPNPLLTYQLYGRFSEAVSAATDEERLVKIHNVIQQLPPPHYRTLEYLMRHLSHLATFSPITNMHTKNLAIVWAPNLLRSRQIESACFSGTAAFMEVRIQSVVVEFILNNTEALFSAKLNAIIRESTGNNTLSRPKSLLVCSPSTKLLSLEEAQARTQAQLSSPATSPCLTHSDYIEVGEGPGALLGKFHTVIELPMESGKRPPVKAKKSPVGNWLSFFHLGKSHSVSKRKLKRHPSEPNEIKSIALPGGRGDSGTLRSTKSEESLTSLHNVEGEPPSYRSRRPRSTSEAVSGICRDDVRNTRSKDNHRTHPLNGSHNGADHVRTAACISPPHQEDDIDLCPPAAGIYSLDFDPMSFQCSPPSATPGLQHKNDGNKWRKSTGCPGESEPIASPNNNIRGYQSPDISPALGKGGKKVTSKPLSPKLRKKSFKTQADVQNASASPPPLPSSSPPVERCEARLADGKEPRAPYPHCSPISTASQGSALTDLSQSAQNLPDPGTDRLMSSVSVLPPHPPLTSAARKLALALAESAQKASSDSQRRNNVPSHAQDRPPRPSVLDLKGYPQEYPHASQWQTSAHSPVKSQRCPHLVHFRPAHPGSEPLQVIDRQESVGNFTPNVSPLGSESLDEGSTERRDRREEKEFIDTSQAEPTYQSVGVSTPTQPVCSSHSPSTSPVYVNTDSINVFNFRAVLAETSIPASVEEVIPRPLQPSSIHHYSPEEDRPWGLVEDIYSNHHHHHHHQPILTGRMPAPHCPRPDALPHHLLGRKSMYRQSSEGRYSTLGLRHPLSPQYRRSHRDEHLISGCHRQPGQWQRSEDRVVGHPAIRRAHSFHAPHISHYELAEAEVLPPDTMFYVEQTSSQEVPYDRLIQTGIHPVRQQFENTRADYRYSPYSEMNPVDVSGYYVEPCRQSSVRHSQSYTMRSTRESGQSDYYNYSPHHVPPVNRELYIESRDTVVYEARDADVLERVVYQPVKQESHSRRKNTHPAVSPYESPVSPTDTRNRDIMHTRSKSDPGNACLLSANRTESPNVGVAPSPTSQQAEHEVTRQQHGHRSSAEPRPFRRIQIKESSSRQPPLRKVPSLPERGCSNLKNMEHHNRSHTQAHDQDRFMMTNAVKYSGVVKPGILRRPGRSQSTRENRHYYHYQAKSSLDPEHLGSFSTQPNRRTQSTKVRPTQYGHNEGYYAAPRPKPTRSGKAAAGYMAGQGCMSPRGHGLLSKALGQEAFYHAALRSEAGVYD; translated from the exons ATGCTGGCCACCTACCTGTCCCGCTTCTCAGCCATTGCTGACAACAAGATCAACTGTGGTCCAGTGCTCACATGGATGGAG aTTGACAACAAGGGGAACCATTTGCTGGTGTCTGAGGAAGCCTCCATCAATGTCCCTGCCATCGCTGCTGCCCACGTCACCAAACGTTACACAGCCCAGGCCACAGACGAGTTGACTTTTGAG GTGGGGGACATCGTGTCAGTCATAGACATGCCTCCCAAAGAAGACACAGGCTGGTGGAGAGGGAAACATGGCTTTCAG GTTGGTTTCTTCCCCTGCGACTGTGTTGAGCTGATAAATGACAAGATTCCCCCCAGTGTTCAAAGCTCGGTGCCGAAGCCAG TGTGTAAGAAGCACGGGAAGCTGGTAACGTTCCTAAGGACTTTTATGAAGTCCCGACCGCCGCCTCAGAAGCTGCGGCAGCGCGGCATCCTCAGAGAGAGAGTGTTCGGCTGTGACCTGGGGGAACATCTCCACAACTCAGGACATGAGG TCCCGCAGGTTGTCAAGAGCTGTGCCGACTTCATCGAGAAAAATGGAGTTGTGGACGGAATCTACAGACTGTCTGGGATCTCCTCTAATATCCAGAAACTGAG GCACGAGTTTGACTCCGAACAGATCCCCGACCTGACCAGGGAAGTCTTCAGACAGGATATCCACTCAGTGGGCTCACTCTGCAAGCTGTACTTCAGAGAGCTGCCCAACCCTCTGCTCACCTACCAGCTCTACGGCAGATTCTCA GAGGCCGTGTCTGCAGCCACAGATGAGGAGAGGCTTGTCAAAATCCACAACGTCATCCAGCAGCTGCCTCCTCCACACTACAG GACTCTGGAGTACCTCATGAGACACCTGTCCCACCTGGCCACCTTCAGCCCCATCACCAACATGCACACTAAAAACCTGGCTATCGTCTGGGCGCCTAACCTCCTCAG GTCCAGACAGATCGAGTCGGCCTGTTTTAGCGGCACAGCAGCGTTCATGGAGGTGCGTATCCAGTCGGTGGTGGTGGAGTTCATCCTCAACAACACCGAGGCGCTTTTCAGCGCTAAACTCAATGCCATTATACGTGAAAGCACAG GTAACAACACCTTATCCCGACCCAAATCCCTGCTGGTCTGCTCCCCATCCACAAAGTTGCTGTCTCTGGAGGAGGCCCAGGCTCGCACTCAGGCACAGCTGAGCTCCCCGGCCACCTCCCCCTGCCTCACCCACAGTGACTACATCGAGGTCGGGGAGGGGCCCGGAGCTCTGCTCGGCAAGTTCCACACAGTCATCGAGCTCCCGATGGAGAG CGGAAAGCGGCCTCCTGTTAAGGCTAAGAAGTCTCCTGTGGGGAATTGGCTCTCCTTTTTCCACCTGGGCAAGTCCCACTCCGTGTCCAAACGTAAACTGAAGCGACACCCCAGCGAGCCTAACGAGATAAAGAGCATTGCACTGCCAG GTGGAAGAGGAGATAGTGGCACATTGCGCTCCACCAAAAGTGAGGAATCTCTCACCTCTTTGCACAATGTGGAAG GAGAACCCCCGAGTTACCGCTCCCGCAGACCTCGTTCGACTAGTGAGGCCGTTTCTGGCATCTGTAGAGACGACGTACGCAACACCAGAAGTAAAGACAACCACAGAACCCACCCACTGAATGGGAGTCATAATGGTGCTGATCATGTCCGCACCGCAGCGTGCATTTCGCCTCCACACCAGGAGGATGATATCGATCTTTGTCCGCCCGCTGCAGGCATCTATAGTTTGGACTTTGACCCCATGTCATTTCAGTGCAGCCCACCCTCAGCGACGCCTGGGCTGCAACACAAGAACGATGGAAATAAATGGAGGAAGAGCACAGGGTGTCCCGGTGAATCAGAGCCCATCGCCTCTCCTAACAACAACATTCGCGGCTATCAATCTCCAGATATCAGCCCTGCTCTCGGTAAAGGTGGAAAAAAGGTCACCTCCAAGCCGCTCTCCCCTAAACTCAGGAAGAAATCATTTAAGACGCAGGCAGATGTTCAGAATGCATCCGCCtcgcctcctcctcttccttcttcctCCCCCCCGGTGGAGAGGTGTGAAGCTCGACTGGCAGATGGAAAGGAGCCGAGAGCGCCCTACCCACACTGCAGCCCAATCAGCACAGCGAGCCAGGGATCAGCCTTGACCGACCTCAGTCAGTCTGCACAAAACCTGCCCGATCCAG GAACAGATAGACTTATGAGTTCAGTGTCTGTTCTCCCTCCTCACCCTCCCTTGACGAGTGCTGCACGCAAGCTGGCGTTGGCTCTGGCTGAATCTGCCCAGAAGGCCAGCAGTGACTCCCAGAGAAGAAACAACGTCCCATCGCATGCCCAGGATAGACCGCCCCGGCCCTCTGTTCTCGATCTGAAAGGGTACCCCCAGGAGTACCCACATGCTTCTCAGTGGCAAACATCAGCTCACAGCCCTGTGAAGAGCCAACGCTGCCCTCATCTCGTTCATTTCCGACCCGCGCACCCCGGCTCGGAGCCGTTGCAGGTCATTGACAGACAGGAAAGCGTGGGCAATTTCACACCTAATGTCAGCCCGCTCGGGTCAGAGAGCTTGGATGAAGGCAGCACAGAGAGGAGGGACCGCAGGGAGGAAAAAGAGTTTATAGACACCTCACAAGCAGAACCAACCTATCAGAGTGTTGGGGTTTCAACACCCACCCAGCCTGTCTGCTCCTCTCATAGCCCGTCAACTTCTCCTGTATATGTGAACACCGACTCCATCAATGTATTTAATTTCCGCGCTGTTCTGGCGGAGACCTCCATACCTGCCTCAGTCGAGGAGGTCATTCCACGTCCGTTACAGCCCTCCTCAATCCATCACTACAGCCCAGAGGAGGACAGACCTTGGGGCCTGGTTGAGGATATCTACagcaatcatcatcatcatcaccatcatcagcCGATTCTAACGGGGCGAATGCCTGCACCTCACTGCCCTCGGCCTGATGCTCTGCCACATCACCTTTTGGGACGAAAAAGCATGTACAGGCAGTCCTCTGAAGGCCGTTACAGCACTTTAGGGTTAAGGCACCCTTTATCACCTCAATACAGACGTTCCCACAGAGATGAGCATCTTATCAGTGGCTGCCACAGGCAACCAGGCCAATGGCAGAGGTCAGAAGATAGAGTGGTCGGGCACCCGGCCATCCGGAGGGCTCACTCCTTCCACGCCCCTCACATTAGTCACTACGAGCTGGCGGAGGCAGAAGTCCTGCCCCCTGACaccatgttttatgttgaaCAGACGTCGAGCCAGGAAGTGCCCTACGATAGGCTGATTCAGACCGGCATCCACCCTGTCCGGCAGCAGTTTGAGAACACACGTGCTGACTATCGTTACAGCCCCTATTCTGAAATGAACCCAGTGGATGTCTCCGGCTATTATGTAGAGCCCTGCCGGCAAAGCAGTGTCCGACACAGTCAGTCTTACACAATGCGTTCCACAAGGGAAAGTGGACAATCGGATTACTACAACTACTCTCCTCACCATGTTCCCCCTGTGAACAGGGAGCTTTACATAGAAAGCAGGGACACTGTTGTTTACGAGGCTCGAGATGCAGACGTTTTGGAAAGAGTCGTATATCAACCAGTCAAGCAGGAGAGTCACTCGAGACGTAAAAACACACATCCGGCGGTGTCTCCGTACGAGAGCCCCGTCTCGCCAACTGACACGAGAAACAGAGACATAATGCACACACGAAGCAAGTCAGACCCTGGAAACGCCTGCCTCCTCTCGGCCAACAGGACAGAAAGCCCAAATGTTGGGGTAGCTCCATCCCCAACTTCTCAACAGGCGGAACATGAGGTCACCAGGCAGCAGCATGGTCACCGGTCGAGCGCGGAGCCGAGACCATTCAGGCGGATTCAGATCAAAGAGAGCTCCTCGCGGCAACCACCGCTTCGCAAAGTCCCCTCTCTTCCAGAAAGGGGCTGTTCTAACCTCAAGAACATGGAGCACCATAACAGAAGCCACACACAGGCTCATGACCAGGATCGATTCATGATGACCAACGCTGTCAAGTACTCTGGTGTTGTGAAACCCGGCATCCTCAGAAGGCCGGGGAGGTCGCAGAGCACTAGAGAAAATCGTCACTACTATCATTACCAAGCCAAATCCTCTCTGGATCCTGAACATCTGGGATCCTTTTCTACTCAGCCCAACAGAAGGACTCAGAGCACTAAAGTCAGGCCCACGCAATATGGCCACAATGAGGGGTATTACGCAGCGCCCAGGCCTAAACCTACAAGATCCGGTAAAGCCGCGGCCGGATATATGGCTGGCCAGGGCTGCATGTCTCCCCGCGGGCACGGACTGCTGTCCAAGGCACTGGGTCAGGAAGCTTTTTATCATGCTGCACTGAGATCAGAAGCCGGGGTCTATGACTGA